Proteins encoded in a region of the Longimicrobium sp. genome:
- a CDS encoding type II toxin-antitoxin system RelE/ParE family toxin, which translates to MWKVAGRKLDQLDSVATVQELAAPPGNRLEELKGDRKGEHSIRINDQYRVCFRWTEQGPAEVEITDYH; encoded by the coding sequence CTGTGGAAGGTCGCCGGGCGCAAGCTCGACCAGCTCGACTCGGTCGCGACCGTGCAGGAGCTGGCCGCCCCGCCGGGAAACCGGCTGGAAGAGCTGAAGGGCGACCGGAAGGGAGAACACTCGATCCGGATCAACGACCAGTACCGGGTGTGCTTCCGCTGGACCGAGCAGGGGCCGGCCGAGGTCGAGATCACGGACTACCACTGA
- a CDS encoding HigA family addiction module antitoxin has product MVRVPTHRPPTHPGEMLQEEFLAPLGISQSQLAADIKVPFQRINLIVNRKRAVTPDTALRFARYFGTSPDFWLNLQQRWDLYHALHSAEGKEIETIRPLKRAS; this is encoded by the coding sequence ATGGTACGCGTTCCCACGCACCGCCCGCCGACTCATCCGGGCGAGATGCTCCAGGAGGAGTTCCTCGCTCCGCTCGGCATCAGCCAGTCGCAGCTCGCGGCCGACATCAAGGTCCCGTTCCAGCGCATCAACCTGATCGTGAACCGCAAGCGCGCCGTGACGCCGGACACCGCCCTGCGCTTCGCCCGCTACTTCGGCACCAGCCCCGATTTCTGGCTGAACCTCCAGCAGCGGTGGGACCTGTACCACGCGCTGCATTCGGCCGAGGGGAAGGAGATCGAGACCATCCGGCCGCTCAAGCGCGCTTCGTAG
- a CDS encoding nucleoside 2-deoxyribosyltransferase domain-containing protein: MARVLKPPTPLPAAFETPTLFLAGSIEMGSAANWQQAIESAVRHRDITILNPRRDEWDATWEQDIASPQFSSQVTWELEAQERADGILMYFAPETRAPVTLLELGLFARTGKLVVCCPPGFWRIGNVDVVCARYAVPQVPSLADLCAYAEAWEKPW; the protein is encoded by the coding sequence ATGGCACGTGTCCTCAAGCCCCCCACGCCACTCCCTGCCGCTTTCGAGACTCCCACCCTGTTCCTGGCCGGCTCGATCGAGATGGGGAGTGCCGCGAACTGGCAGCAGGCCATCGAATCGGCAGTACGCCACCGCGACATCACGATCCTGAATCCGCGACGCGACGAGTGGGATGCGACGTGGGAGCAGGACATCGCGAGCCCGCAGTTCTCCTCGCAGGTGACGTGGGAGCTGGAAGCGCAGGAGCGGGCGGACGGCATCCTGATGTACTTCGCGCCGGAGACGCGGGCGCCGGTCACGCTGCTGGAGCTCGGCCTGTTCGCGCGCACGGGAAAGCTGGTCGTCTGCTGCCCGCCGGGCTTCTGGCGCATAGGCAACGTGGACGTCGTCTGCGCGCGCTACGCCGTTCCGCAGGTGCCGTCGCTGGCCGATCTCTGTGCTTATGCGGAGGCGTGGGAAAAGCCCTGGTGA
- a CDS encoding DUF5655 domain-containing protein: protein MEQHLAGKGVHAAELFRRFAEAVEACGPVVLAPAKTRIGFQVRMIFSAVTVHADRLDAHVVLARRLEHPRFTKIESLSPRNHVHHFRIRHPGEIDGEVRAWLCEAYAVGEQKHLAR from the coding sequence GTGGAGCAGCACCTGGCGGGGAAGGGCGTGCACGCGGCGGAGCTCTTCCGCCGCTTCGCCGAGGCGGTGGAGGCGTGCGGGCCCGTGGTCCTGGCGCCCGCGAAGACGCGTATCGGCTTCCAGGTGCGGATGATCTTCTCGGCCGTGACCGTGCATGCCGACCGGCTGGACGCGCACGTGGTGCTCGCCCGCCGCCTGGAGCACCCCCGCTTCACAAAGATCGAGAGCCTCTCCCCCCGCAACCACGTCCACCACTTCCGCATCCGCCATCCCGGCGAGATCGACGGCGAGGTCCGCGCGTGGCTCTGCGAAGCCTACGCCGTCGGCGAGCAGAAGCACCTGGCGCGGTAG